The genomic region AGCATGACCATGCGGAGCACCCTTTTCGCGACCGTCGCGGCGTTCGGTTTGCTGGCCGCGATCCCCGCCTTCGCCGATGCCCGCGACATCGTCGCCGACGGTGGTGACTACGTGGTGACCAACCAGACCGCCGATGGTGGCGACTACGTCGTCACCAATCAGCAGACCGCCGACGGGGGCGACTATGTCGTCACCAACCAGCAGACCGCCGATGGCGGCGACTATGTCGTCACCAACCAGCAGGTCGCCGACAGCGGCGACTATGTGGTGACCAATCAGGCGAGCTGATCCAGGACGGAACGAAGGGCCGGCGCCGAAAGGTAGCCGGCCTTTTCGTTTGTACGGCGACGGATGGCGGCGCGGCCCCGGCCTGGGCTAGAGCAGCCGCATGCTGCGCAGCATCCTCACCGTCGGCGGCTGGACCATGGTCAGCCGCGTCCTCGGCTTTCTCCGCGACATCCTGATCGCCGCCATGCTGGGGGCCGGTCCGGTGGCCGACGCCTTCTTCCTGGCCAACCGGCTGCCCAACCTGTTCCGCCGCCTGTTCGGCGAGGGCGCGTTCAACGCCGCCTTCGTGCCGGGCTTCGCCGGGGTGCTGGCCTCCGAGGGCCCAGCCGCGGCGCGCCGCTTCGCCGAGGAAGCGCTCGCGGTCATGACCTTCTGGCTGCTCGGCCTGACCGTGCTGGCCGAGATCTTCATGCCGCAGATCATGGGCCTCTACGCCCTGGGCTTCACCGACGAGCCGGAGAAATTCGCGCTGGTGGTGGAGCTGGCGCGGATCACCTTCCCCTACATGCCGCTGATCTGCCTGACCGCGCTGCTGTCGGGCGTGCTGAACGGGCTCGACCGCTTCGCCGCCGCGGCCGCCGCGCCGGTGATCTACAACGTGGTCTCGATCGGCTTCATGCTGGCCCTGCCCCCCTTCGTGCCGACGGTCGGGCATGCGCTGTCCTGGGGCGTCTCGGTCTCCGGCGTGGCGCAGATCGTACTTTTATACTGGGCGGTGCGCCGCGCCGGCATGTCGCTGCGCCTGCCACGGCCGCGGCTGACGCCACAGATGCGCCTGCTGTTCCGCCGCATGGGCCCGGGCCTGCTCGGCTCGGGGGTGATCCAGCTCAATCTCGCGGTGGATGCCTTCATCTCCGGCCTGCTGCCGGCGGGCACGGTCTCGGTGATCTATTACGCCGACCGGGTGAACCAGTTGCCGCTCGGCGTGATCGGGGTCGCGGTCGGCACGGCGTTGCTGCCGACGCTGTCACGCCAGGTGCGCGGCGGCGAACCCGGCCAGGCGGTGACCACGCTGAACCGCGCCATCGAGTTCGCGCTGCTGCTGACCCTGCCGGCGGCGCTGGCGCTGGTGGTGGCGGCGCTGCCGATCGTCTCCGTGCTGTTTGGTCGCGGCGCCTTCACGCCCGAGGACGCGCAGCGCGCCGCCGAGGCGCTGGCGGCCTACGCGGTCGGGCTGCCCGCCTTCGTGCTGGTGAAGGTGCTGGTGCCCGCCTTCTTCGCCCGCGGCGACACCAAGGCCCCGGTCTGGACCGGCACGCTGGCGGTGGTGGTCAACCTCGCGCTGAACTTCGCCCTGATGGGGCCGCTGCAGCACATGGGGCCGCCGCTCAGCTCCTCGATCGCGGCCTGGTTCAACGTGGTGCTGCTGGCCTGGCTACTGCACCGCCGCGGGCACCTGGCGACGGATGCCGAGCTGCGCCGGCGGGTGCCGCGCATGCTGGCGGCGGGGCTGGCGATGACCGCCGTGCTGTGGATGGTGGAGCGGACGGTGTTCGCGGCGCTGGGCGGCAGCTTCGGGCTGCGCTGGGTGGCACTGGCGCTGCTGGTTTCGGCCGGGCTGGCCGCCTATGGCGTCGCGGGCCAGTTGCTGGGAGGGTTCGACCTGCGCAAGGCGGCGCAGGCCGTGCTGCGGCGGCGCCGCGCGCCGGCGGAATGACCCAAGCCGGCGGCAGCTTGCGTTGCATAAGCGACGCGGCTAGGCTTGCCGTCATGGTCCGGATGAAGCCTCGAACCGATCGCCTCTGGCGGCGCTGGCGTCATAAGTCAGCGGCCTAGGTCCACGCTCCATCCGACGACACCGAAGCCGCCCCGCCAAGGCGGCTTTCGTCTGTCCAGGCCATACCCCGGCCTCCCGCGACGAGCACCCGCCAACCGTGGAGCGGCCCCACCCCAGGAGGCCACCGAATCCCCATGCAGCGCATCTTCTCCGGCATCCAGCCCACCGGCATTCCCACCCTCGGCAATTATCTCGGGGCGGTGCGGAACTGGGTGAAGCTGCAGCACGACCACGACTGCATCTACTGCGTGGTGGACCTGCACGCGATCACCGTCGCGCACGACCCCAAGGCACTGGCGCAGGCAACGCGGGAGATGGCCGCCGCCCTGATCGCCAGCGGCATCGACCCGAAGCATTCCATCCTGTTCCACCAGTCGGCGGTGCATGCACATGTGCGGCTGTCCTGGATCTTCGAATGCGTGGTGCGCATCGGCTGGCTGAACCGCATGACGCAGTTCAAGGACAAGGCCGGCAAGGACCGCGAGAACGTCTCGGCCGGGCTCTATACCTATCCCGCGCTGATGGCCGCCGACATCCTGGCCTACCACGCCACCCGCGTGCCGGTGGGCGACGACCAGCGCCAGCACCTGGAACTGGCCAACGACGTTGCGCAGAAATTCAATTTCGACTTCTGCGGCGGCGAGCCCTTCTTCCCGGTGATCGAGCCCGTGATCATGGGCCCGGCGGCGCGGGTGATGTCGCTGCGCGACGGCACCAAGAAGATGTCGAAATCCGACCCGTCCGACCAGTCGCGCATCAGCCTGACCGACGACGCCGACACGATCGCGCTGAAGATCCGCCGCGCCAAGACCGACCCGGAACCGTTGCCGGGCGAGCCCGCCGGACTCGAGGGCCGGCCGGAAGCGCGCAACCTGGTCGGCATCTACGCCGCCCTGACCGACAGCGACCATGCGGGCGTGCTGCGCGAGCATGGCGGCCAGGGCTTCGGCGCCTTCAAGGGGGCGCTGACCGAGCTGCTGGTGGACAAGCTGTCGCCGATCGCGGGCGAGATGCGGCGGCTGCTCGCCGATCCCGCCACCATGGACGCGATCCTGCGCGACGGCGCCCGCCAGGCCGAGGCGATCGCCGAGCCGATCGTGAAGAAGGCCGAGGATCTGGTCGGCTTCCTGCGCGTCTGAAACAACCCGATCGTGACTGCCCTGGCGCCTGTCGCCAGGGCTAGCATTACAGTTGCATTTTTCGTTTCAGATGCGAGCGTTGTGCAGCGGCTTGGTGGGCGCGTCGCCAGAGCGACCAGGCGATAACGTGTGCGGGCTGGATGCGTCGTTGCGCAAGACGTGTGGCGACGCGTCGGATTTCCTGCATGGACCAGCGGATGAGCTCGGCAGGTTTGTTGCTGTCCGCAGGATTGTTTTTGGGGGTGGCAGGCAGTTGGCATGGTGGCGGATGGTCGCCAGCATGGCGAAGGCAAGCATCACCAGGGAGACGTGGCGGTGCCAACCGTGCCAGGACCTGGTTTCGTTGTGGTCGAGACCGAGCTCGTTCTTCGTGGTTTCGAAGCTGTCCTCGATCGTCCAGCGCTGGCCTTCGACGGTCACCAACCTCTCGATGCCGGTTCCGGCCGGGCACCAGGTGGTGAAGTAGGCATATTCGCCGTCGGTGATGTTGCGCCGGATCAGCAGACCGCGGGTCCAGAGCCCACTCTGGCTATCGTCGTATTCGGCCGCCTTGAGGTCGGCCAGTTCAAAGTAGGCCCAGTCATAGAGCCGCGCTCCCTTGGTGCCCGCGCCCGCCGAGAGGCGCTTCCAGGCGGAGGGGGCAAGATCCTTCGCAATGTCTTCGGCGGTGCCCGATATCTCCGGCTTGCCGATCCAGGACTGGAAGGTCTGGTTCGATTTGACGCCGAGCACGTAACCCTTGCCCGCCTTGCGCAGCGCCATCTCGATCTCGCCCACGCCGTAGACCGTATCCGCCGCCACCCAGGCAAACGGTACGCCTGCGGTAATGGCTCGCCTGATCATCTCCATCGCCAACCGCGGTTTGGTGGCAAAGCTCACCCCGGGCGGCACATGCGCGGCCGTAAGGCGCGCCGGGGAGTCGGTCCAGGCTTTCGGCAGGTAGAGGGCACGGTCGATGAAGGCGTGGCCATGGCGCGACACGTAGGCGGCGAACACCCCGATCTGGCAGTTCGTGATCTTGCCCGCCGAGCCGGTGTATTGCCGCGCCACCCCGCAAGACGACTTACCCTGCTTGAGGAAGCCGGTCTCGTCGATCACCAGCACCGCTTCCGGGTCGGCCAGCGTCTCCAGCGCATAGTCGCGTACAATGTCGCGCAAGGCGTCGGCGTCCCAGCGACCACGACCGAGAATGGCCTGTTGCCGCCAGGGGCCCGAATCGCCTGCCGCCTCGGCACGCATCCAACCGGTCTTGCGCCGCTCAGGCCCGAGCAACCCATCCAGGAACTGCCCCGCAGAGGCCGCCACCCGGTCCTGCGTGAACAGAGAACGCATGCGGGCTTTCACATCCCGCAGCGACGACGCCCAGAGTTCGAGCGTCGTCTCCATGCCTGCACTGCTCATCCGTTCCTCCCACCAGCGCATCACACATGGAGAGGGAACAGAAAAAAGCAACTGTAATGCTAGGCTGCCTCCGCCGTCATGCCGCCGCCACCCGGCGGCACGGCCAAGAACCGGGGGAGGCAGTCCCATGCAGCACGCAGCCCTGCGCCGCGTCGACCCGACGCGCCGTGGTATCATCCGTGGCGCCACCGCCCTGGCCGGCGCGGCGGTGCTCGGCCCCGCCGCGCTGGCACAGCCGGCCGCAACGCCCGGCACGCCCCCGAGCGTGGTGACCAATCCGCCCCGGCAATGGGGCCGCGCCAGCCCGCCGACGATCTATCCCGATCCCGACATCATCGTACTCGATCCCTCGTTCGCCCAGTACATGCTCGGGATCACCGCGATGCACCGCCTCGCCACCGGGTTCAAATGGACGGAAGGGCCGGCCTGGTCGTCACAGGGACAGTACCTGGTGTTCAGCGACGTGCAGGCCAACACGCAGTACCGCTATCTCTGGGACGACGGCCGCGTCACCGCCTTCCGCCGGCCGTCCTACAACAGCAATGGCAACGCCTTCGATTTCCAGGGGCGCCAGCTCTCCACGCAGGATTTCTTCCGCCGCGTGGTGCGCTGGGAACATGACGGCACCCTGACCGTCATCGCCGACCGCTTCGAGGGCAAGCCGCTGAACTCCCCCAACGACCTGGTGGCGCATCCGGACGGCAGCATCTGGTTCACCGATCCCGCCTATGGCGCCACGCTGTCGGAAGGCCATCCGGACGTGGCCGGCGGCCCCACCAATCCGCAGGGCCTGCTCAATCCGCGCATCGGCGCCGAAAATGCCGAGGCGATCGGCGGGCAAAGGCGCGCGTTGCCGACCAATGTCTATCGCTGGGACCCGGGCGGGCGACTCGACGTGGTGATCACCGAGGACCAGATCCCCGACCCGAACGGGCTCTGTTTCTCGCCGGATCACCGCACGCTCTATGT from Rhodovastum atsumiense harbors:
- a CDS encoding SMP-30/gluconolactonase/LRE family protein is translated as MQHAALRRVDPTRRGIIRGATALAGAAVLGPAALAQPAATPGTPPSVVTNPPRQWGRASPPTIYPDPDIIVLDPSFAQYMLGITAMHRLATGFKWTEGPAWSSQGQYLVFSDVQANTQYRYLWDDGRVTAFRRPSYNSNGNAFDFQGRQLSTQDFFRRVVRWEHDGTLTVIADRFEGKPLNSPNDLVAHPDGSIWFTDPAYGATLSEGHPDVAGGPTNPQGLLNPRIGAENAEAIGGQRRALPTNVYRWDPGGRLDVVITEDQIPDPNGLCFSPDHRTLYVCSTGKGPGDTGPGGRNSIFAFDVQGQKLGGMRLFTDMVVDGVHCGPDGVRTDVTGAVWCSANAPLGYAGVLVFNPAGRLIGRLRLPEVAANLTFGGPKRNHLLICASQSLYVLQVQTQGAAPG
- the trpS gene encoding tryptophan--tRNA ligase; its protein translation is MQRIFSGIQPTGIPTLGNYLGAVRNWVKLQHDHDCIYCVVDLHAITVAHDPKALAQATREMAAALIASGIDPKHSILFHQSAVHAHVRLSWIFECVVRIGWLNRMTQFKDKAGKDRENVSAGLYTYPALMAADILAYHATRVPVGDDQRQHLELANDVAQKFNFDFCGGEPFFPVIEPVIMGPAARVMSLRDGTKKMSKSDPSDQSRISLTDDADTIALKIRRAKTDPEPLPGEPAGLEGRPEARNLVGIYAALTDSDHAGVLREHGGQGFGAFKGALTELLVDKLSPIAGEMRRLLADPATMDAILRDGARQAEAIAEPIVKKAEDLVGFLRV
- the murJ gene encoding murein biosynthesis integral membrane protein MurJ, with product MLRSILTVGGWTMVSRVLGFLRDILIAAMLGAGPVADAFFLANRLPNLFRRLFGEGAFNAAFVPGFAGVLASEGPAAARRFAEEALAVMTFWLLGLTVLAEIFMPQIMGLYALGFTDEPEKFALVVELARITFPYMPLICLTALLSGVLNGLDRFAAAAAAPVIYNVVSIGFMLALPPFVPTVGHALSWGVSVSGVAQIVLLYWAVRRAGMSLRLPRPRLTPQMRLLFRRMGPGLLGSGVIQLNLAVDAFISGLLPAGTVSVIYYADRVNQLPLGVIGVAVGTALLPTLSRQVRGGEPGQAVTTLNRAIEFALLLTLPAALALVVAALPIVSVLFGRGAFTPEDAQRAAEALAAYAVGLPAFVLVKVLVPAFFARGDTKAPVWTGTLAVVVNLALNFALMGPLQHMGPPLSSSIAAWFNVVLLAWLLHRRGHLATDAELRRRVPRMLAAGLAMTAVLWMVERTVFAALGGSFGLRWVALALLVSAGLAAYGVAGQLLGGFDLRKAAQAVLRRRRAPAE